Genomic segment of Panicum virgatum strain AP13 chromosome 2K, P.virgatum_v5, whole genome shotgun sequence:
aaCGGTGcaaattttctcttttttagattaacgtgagaatttctaaaccctctcggcgaacgtggtagcttcttttaacactattgtattaagataatagatctAGCAGACCTGCATTATTCACATGCAGATGCACGGTGGCATGCTGGCTGCATTTTGAAACCTGGCATGAAAGGGAGCATGTGGCCTCTCTCTTCCTTTTTTGAGTCCAAGTCCAATATGTCATCAAACAACCGCAAGCAAGAATATCATTAGTCTGATTGAAATCGACAAAGACATGGGCAGGAAAATAAATTTCTACTGAATTAACAAAATATGATCTATGTATAGTCCTatctttcttttcaaaactTATGGAGAACTAACAAAATTTAATTAGGTTGGATTTTGTTTCAAATGATCTCGGAATAGACCTGCACGTTATAGTTGAATTGAGTGACCtatctttattttctttatcctgGCCAGAATGGAGCTAGCATGCTAAAGTCCTAGTACCGCACTACCGCTAGACCTATTATGCCGCTAAAACAATAGAGTCCGAATCTAATAAGGAATACAAATTTTTAATCCAATGTGGACTTCTATGTTATATGGATCTTTTATATGATATAAAATCTTTAGAATAatatagaccgttagatcttcaaaaAATTCAACGgtgcaatttttttcttttttaaattaatgtgagaatttctaaacCCTCTTGGCGAAcgtggtggtttcttttaacactattgtattaagataatagataggcATAGTGCTTTGTAGTGTCTTGGAATCCCGTGCTTGATAGGAGGAGCTGCCTCGGGCTCGGAGCGAGATCAGCGCGCCGCAGAGCGACCGCCTCTTTAGTTTGACACTGTTCaggaattaaaaaaattatgagcTATCATAAGAGTCGCCCGATGAGGATGTCTTAGGCCGGTTttgttggaattgatctccaaCGGCCAGATCCAAAGATCTGGCCAATCCCTTGatttgcgccctgatcgggggcgttcaGCCAAacatggctggtgggcccccgtcgcccgcGCTATAAAGAATAGGGAGAGGGCCCGGGACACGGGATCCCAAGTTCACCGCCGCTACAACCCTCTCTCACAGTCCCTACCGATCTAGGGTTAGCGCGAGGCCGACGGGAAGCTCTGCCACGGCGACCACGACGTCCTCCGCCGCCAAACCCGTCATCGGCCAGTGCCGGTGGAGGCCTGAAGGACGCCGGGACTTGCGCcgtccactgccgccgccggatcagcgcctcgaagagccggacttcctcgcctccatcctcgGCTCCATCGACGCGATGGCGCCCACCGGCAACGGCTCCTCTGTATCCACTCCCGCGGATGGTCTGAGTCTCTCATCCACctatctctctttctctgtctctctcttgtACTAGGTCTAGAATGAATCACTTGATATTATACCTAGAACTTGTACCCCAGTACTCGATTCGTACACTAGATGTGATCCTAGTCCAGAAACAGAGAAGATTAGAATCTATCATTGGTATCATTCGCCGATCTAGTTGTAGATCGAGGTTTTTGGGTTTCGTTTTACTCAGATCTATGCTCAGAAAGTAGAAGGAGATGAAAGAAATCGAGTTTCGATCTCGAATCGAACAAGAACAgtagaaccctaaccctagacccAAGAAAAACCCACCTTCAGAATCAAGAACCCGACCCGGGGGGGGACTTACCTCCTCGGCCGCCatcggctcgccggcgtgaggtgcagaaccggccgccgccgctcgacgtcGCGCATCCGCGCGCAGGGCCGCGTCCGCCAAGCAGAACCGGCACACGGCCCGTGCACCACCACCAgtccgctcgacggcggcgcgcttccACTCGGttgagcgcgcgcgccggcgaggggaccggcgggggcgccgccgtgctgccgtCTTCCccgggccgccatggccgccgctcgctcgctcggGCGTGAGAAACGGGAAGGAAGGAATAGAATGGCGCTAGGGTTTCCGGGAGATCCGGCCGGCCGCGACCTTTTTGTTCCGCTGAGGGTGTTTCCCAGCCGTCAGATTTGATCCGACGGTCTGGGGGCGGTCGCCGGCCAAGCAGGCCAGAAGTAGCCCAAGAGGGCGCACCGCGCGGGCCGTTTCGGCGGCCCGGCCGTCGGCTGCTGGGCCGCGGGCCCAGGCGCGGGGTAGCGGCTCTGCGGAAACGGGCCGTGGGCCATTTTCCGTCTCGGGCCGCATGAACAGTGAAGAAttgagttttttttccttttattttcaaAAGCTTTTGAATATGAATAATTGATGATTTTGTTTAGAATTGTTTTCTGCAAATAAATGCACCAACGTGTATTATTTTCAGAGCAGAAAATTACAGAATTGTGCTTCTGAATATTTAGAAttttacatgtttccgctgcatAGAATTAATTTTGTCTCTATGttaatttgaaccaacgagataattAAAATAGAGGCTTATAGAATTTTGTTTCTCAAAACTTTTATACATTATGATATTgtaatttctgaccaaagttgttaTTGTAATATTATAATTTTGTCCAGAATTATTTATGCATTATTtcttttctgcccaacggtgattaGGAATTAATGCACAGAATATCACATGTTTTAATTTTGGCCAACGTTAAATTGATACATGCATTTATTATTGTCCtaacaaattttgaattcaaatttcaggctCTAATGCTATGACTTATGTGAATGCCATTCCTGAACTGGATGGCAACAACTATGGGAAATGGTACCAGAAATTGGAGATAGCTCTGGAGATGGCCAATATAGATTTGGCCATCACAACGCCAGCTCCACAAGAACCAGAAAAGCCCGTAAGGGCACAGAATGAAGAAGCTGCTGCTTGGGCTATCCGAGAGAAGAATTATGACTCTGCTATGACCAGATATGATGCTGACAAGACACGTTGGAATGATTCCAACCGCAAGTGTCTTATGGTCATGAAGGGTTCCACTTCAGATGCCATCAAGATGGCGATCCCAGATTGTGACACCGCTTTAGAATATTTAGCAAAGGTGAAGAgtcagtttactggttcttccaAGACTTATGCTGCCATTCTTGCTGAGCAGCTTATCACCAAGAAAGTCCCTACCAAAGGCGTTTGAGGCATTTCATGTCAACTATAACGCTTTTCCAGAAGATTGGGGAATTGACAAGCTGATTGGCATGTGTGTTCAAGAAGAAGATCGCCTTAAGAACTCCAATGGTGGTGAACTTGCTTTTCAAGTTCAGCACAAGAAAAAGAACTTTCAGAATAAGAACTTCCAGCATAACAAGAGACCTTTCCCACCAGCCAAGAATCAACATGAGAGTGGCCCTTCCAGACCACCTCCACAGAAAGACTGGGAAAATTTTCCAGTTGaacaagaccagtgcctgaagtgcAAAAAGAGAGGGCACTACAAAAGGGACTGCCCAGAATTTCTGAAAGAGTTGTTAAGAAAGGGTGAGGACACCATTACTTTTGTAGATGAATCTCTGTATTTAAGTTATGACAAAtccacttggtggattgattctggtgcaactaatCATGTTGCTAATTCTTTATAGGGATCAAGTATGAGGaggaccctgccaagaggcgcaAGAAGAATTAAAGTTGCAAACGGTGTAGAAGCTGAAGTCGAAGCCATTGCAGAATTTCATTTAGAATTACATAGTGGCTTTGTACTTTGTTTGAGagatgttctttatgtaccGTCTTTGCAACGAAACTTAATAAGTGTGTCTAAATTAGATGATGACGCTATTGTTTGTCATTTTGGTGATGGCAAGTGTAAGATACAAGTTAATTCAGAATGTGTTGGTCTTGCCTTCCGACAAGACAAATTATATTTGCTTTCATTATCTGAGAATGTGAATGTAGTATGTTCTGAGAATAAAAATGCCTCCTCATATGAGAATGTTACTAAGAAACGCAAACGAATTGATGCAATTTCGttgaaattatggcactgtcgtttaggccatatttcgagggggagaatagagcgcttagtgacagcatcaattcttccaccgttagaattttcagatttagaacaatgtattgattgcattaaaggaaaattcgttaagaacataaagaaaggtgccaaacgaagtgcgggaattctagaaataattcacacAGATATATGTGGACCATTCCCTGTCACTACTGTAGATGGTTATGTTTCTTTCATAACATTTACAGACGATTACTCGCGTTATggctacatttatccaattaaagaacgatcagaagcattggataaattcaagatatttaaagcagaagtagaaaaccaacatgATTTAAAGATTAAGATAGTCAGATCCGACCGTGGGGgagagtactacggtcgacacaCCCCCTATGGCCAAGTTCCAGGACCTTTTGCAAGGTTCCTTATGGAAAATGGCATAGTTGCCCAGTATTCTACACCGGGCGAGCCTTAGCAGAACGGAGTAGCAGAAAGAAGAAACCGTATCTTGATGGATATGGTCAGAAGTATGATGAGCTCCTCCACGTTACCGATTaatttgtggatggaggcgttaaaaaccgccatTTACATTCTTAATCGGGTGCCAAGTAAATCGGTGCCGAAAACACCGTACGaactatggacaggaagagaacacTCGCTTAATCATTTTCGTGTATGGGGCTGTCCAGCTGAGGCCAAAGTGTTTAATCCGAACATTGGGAAGCTAGATCCCAAGACAGTCAGTTGCCATTTTATTGGCTATCTAGAAAAGTCTAAGGGATATCGCTTTTATTGTCCCGACAGACacacaaagtttgtagaaacaagacacgctgccttcttagaagatcagatgatcagggggagcatagTAGCCAGAAAAAtcgaccttgaggagaagcgggtataCGTTCCCACTCCGATGATTCAAGAGCCTTATTTCTCGTTACCTGTGGTTGTGGCACCGATAGAGCAGGAAACTGCAGTGCCAACACCTGCTGTCAGTCTACTTGACGTTGCAGTGCAAGAAACTGCGGTGCCACCACCTATTGTTGGTTCTCCTAGCTTGGCATTAAATGGAAATGAGGACCCTGTTCCTCAGGACCAAATAGAACCCGTTGCCATGGATGAGGGGGAGCAACAACAGCCTCCTGTGCAAGAAATACCAGTCGTAGTGGCCCCgagaaggtcacaaagaactAGGAAACCAGCTATTTTTAAAGACTATGAAGCCTATCATAGTGAAGAAATACAGAatgagggtgatcccacctcttttgaagaagccatgaaaagcaccaattcatccaaatggtttgcagccatggaagatgaaatgAGATCCATGAACACCAAtaaagtttgggacttagaagaaattcccaaaggagccaaaacagtaggctgcaagtgggtctacaaaacgaaatgtgactccaaagggaacatagaaagatataaagcgcggctcgtggcaaaaggcttcacGCAAAGAGAAGGAATAGATTACAATGAGACATTCTCTCCGGTCTCATGTAAAGACTCTTTCAGAATAATAATGGCCttagtggcacattatgatttagaattgcATCAGATGAATGTGAAGACGGCATTTCTAAATGGGGATTTGTATGAAGATGTCTACATGGCACAGCCCAAATGTTTTGTCATGGAAGGCAAAGAAAATTTAGGATGCCGCTTGAGAAAATCGATTTATGGCTTGAAGCAAGCCTCGAGGCAGTGGtacttgaaatttgatgaaacaattagaaagtttggatttaaagaaaatgaagaggacAATTGTATTTATGCGAAGTTCAAgaatggaaaatttattttcctcatcttgtatgtggatgacattctgctagctagcagtaatgttaatctactactggagacaaagaaattcttgtcctcgaaatttgatatgaaagatcttggtgaagctttGTTCGTCTTAGGAATTgagattcaccgagatagaagaaGAGGGGTTTAGGATTATCACAgaaagcatacttagaaaagatattaaagaaatatggtatgcatgcgagcaagcccacacctgctccaatagtcaagggcgacagTTTCGGGAAACATCAGTGTCCCAAGAACCAGTATGAGCtcaaacaaatgaaggcagtgccttatgcttcagctgtcggaagcttacagtatgcacaagtgtgcacaCGCCCTGACTTAAGTTTCGTTACCGGGGTACTTGGCAGATACCAGAGCAATCCAGGCATAGAGCACTGgaaaatggtaaagaaagctttaCGCTATGTGAGGGGCACAActggcctcatgctaacatatagaaaatcagaaactttagaaatagaagggTATTCAGATTCAGATTTTGCAGGAGATGCAGATGATAGAAAGTCCACATCTGGATACATCTTCACTCTTACAAAAGGAGCAATATCGCGGAAAAGCTCTAAACAGATAGTTACAGCATCCTCCACGATgtatgctgaatttgtggcatgttatgaggcctcggggcaggtcACATGGCTAAAGAAATTCGTACCCGGATTGAAAGTGGTCGACAGCATAGAAAAACCACTGAAATTATACAGCGACAACGAGCCAGCAGTATTCTATGCTCATAACAACAAgtcgagtggtgctgccaaacatatCGACATCAAGTTTTATGTTCTTAAGGAGCAAGTCCAGGATCAAACTATTTGTCTAGAACATATCAGAACGAACAagatgttagcggatccgctcacaaaaggcctaccacccaatgtgttcagagaacacttagccggcatgggtttaagggaaagcctatgATTCTTGGACAAAGAGGGCCCTAGAATAAGAATCTGTTTCAGACCGGAAAGGTGATTGTGGTTGTTAATCTGACAGTAATAATTGTCATGACGAGGCACGCCCTATACACTGATCTGCGATGGGATGAATAAACTCAGATACAGAACAAGAATAAGAACAAtgagagatcaagggggagaatgttggaattgatctccaaCGGCCAGATCCAAAGATCTGGCCAATCCCTTGatttgcgccctgatcgggggcgttcaGCCAAacatggctggtgggcccccgtcgcccgcGCTATAAAGAATAGGGAGAGGGCCCGGGGCACGGGATCCCAAGTTCACCGTCGCTACAACCCTCTCTCACAGTCCCTACCGATCTAGGGTTAGCGCGAGGCCGACGGGAAGCTCCGCCACCGCGACCACGACGTCCTCCGCCGCCAAACCCGTCATCGGCCAGTGCCGGTGGAGGCCTGAAGGACGCCGGGACTTGCGCcgtccactgccgccgccggatcagCGCCTCGAAGAGTcggacttcctcgcctccatcctcgGCTCCATCGACGCGATGGCGCCCACCGGCAACGGCTCCTCTGCATCCACTCCCGCGGATGGTCTGAGTCTCTCATCCACctatctctctttctctgtctctctcttgtACTAGGTCTAGAATGAATCACTTGATATTATACCTAGAACTTGTACCCCAGTACTCGATTCGTACACTAGATGTGATCCTAGTCCAGAAACAGAGAAGATTAGAATCTATCAGGTTTCAGTGAAAATTTCATGAACACAGATACCTAGACCGAGAACTAGATAACCGTACCAGAtaagtttcatggtgatgaaactctcctcacatcttaTGAAACTCCATTCTTCTCTCTTcttgccacgtcagcaaaatttatgatatttaatgtcataaaaTTCTCCATAAAACCTCCATTGAAACTGACCTTATCAGCCATACACTGCACAACTGCCTTCTGGATGACCAACCTCTACGCTCCAGCTCCAATGCTCTAGTAGCACGCTTCCCAGCACCACTGCGCCTAGCACTTTTATGAGTTTATCCACTCAAATAGTGAAGCGATTGGcccgtagttttttttttcttttggcagAACGAGAGCATCTATTCATTCAACAATAGCAGGTTACAATCTTGAGTTGCTGCCTCCAACTACGGAGGGAAACAACCCCACCACACATGTGATGGCGACTCTAGTGAATGGAACTTTAAATAAAAAATCAGTTAAAGAGTTTGCCTCCCGCCTAACCCAACACACTCCAAAAAAGATAAAAGACCTGCTATGCTCTTTAACCTCATGCAAAAGACTAGCAATCCTCGACCTGTCAGCATCCGTCGCCTTTAAAGAAGACACTAGGCCTGAGTTGTCCAACTCCAGGATGACATGCCAGTAGTCCATCTCTGGAGCTATCACTAACTCACCTCGAGCCGTCTTCTTCCACCAAAGCATCCTTCACCTCCCCAACCAACGAGTTTGCGCCGCTAGCAAATGTGCTCGATGATCTTACAGATTTGTTGCGCCCGAGCTGTACCCAGTCCGCGCCACAAAGGCACCATCCGAGTTGATTTCACCTGGCGCCTCGCTAGGAGGACGCCACTTGTCTTTCGATCGTGAGGTGCAGCTCTCCACCTTGACGGCCAAGCACTTCAACTCTTCCACCATCTTTGCCACATGTTTTGCTAAAGCCAGTAGTTCCGCCTATGGTGCACGGTTGTTTCGACTAGTCCACAATGACTAGCCACCACAAACAAAaaccgccaccacctccacggTACACAGTGAGCCAACAATCATGTCCCTTGCCCAAAATACCGGACGCATATGTTGGGACGAGCCTCCCGTGCACACTAACATGTGGGTTTCTGTACAGTATGTCGAAGAGGAAATTTCCTATTTGACACTCATATAATGAGTGGTTTCTTCTTTGGCCCTCAATTTTGTTTTTATTCTATTTGACACTGAGTTAAGTTTTCGTTCCTTTTCCGACACGTCGTTTGTTCCATCCGTTAAGTGACACTGAGTTAAGTTTTCATTCATTTTTcgactcgtggatgcttctaaTAGTTTTTTTTAACCAAAACAACATACAAATCACTTCAAAAAATTACGACACTTTTTGCAGCTATACAAGAGATGGAAATGAACATAAAAACAGATACTGAGCATTTTAAATACTTAATTTAAAAGTCATCAAATTAGGCTACTTTTTAAAATTATCTAATTTTTATGACACAATCATACTTCTAAAAAATGTGTAAAAATACATGATATTCCTATTGCATAATTAAGTAATTTATAAAATTATTATCCTTTAGAATCCGCAAAAGATAATTTTTACTAGAAATGGAGTTTTATTATATAACTAAAAACATTCTCTTTGAACTTTATGATGGATAATAATTTTATAAATTACTCCATCATGCAATAAGAATAGAAACTAATTTTACACATTTTTTGGAAGTGTGATGGTGCCACAAAAATTCAGATAATCTTCAACAATAGTCTAATTTAGTGAATTttagtttgaaaattcaaaaatgctcaATATCTATTTTTATGCAAAATAGATTCATTTCCATATAttatgtggcagaaccacctgaattatcccggctcaagtgcgcagggcgtcaccataaaggcaacactagctcaaacgcacttcaaacgaaacaattcttggtctgtcgggtaacgtcccgatacaaccaccggttctcggatcgaacaagcataccccgcacgaaggcgagtccagagatattacaaccacaagtttacaacacaggcataaaatgattacaaaccagttctaaaatattattacaagtacaaactttaaaaagcagttatacaaaccataactttaacttcagagtttgaaagcagcggaaagagacaacgacggctacaacacgtcgcaaaagtataccaagctagcccaagcagggtatcactcgtcatggtcattgccggccgaagacgaatcccactctacagaccagccaggaggcaaagagcagggataggtcaaactagcgacctggtcctcaagactcaaacctgaaaaagggtttcaacagcaaggctgagtattctaatactcagcaagacttaaccgtcagcgggtataagtagcccactatagctagactatgcaaggtttgtgaggctctggtttttcttttgctgaaaagcaataaagagtagatccttactttcaagttttagctttcaagattctagtagattaaccattctatgtaagcaactactatccaatcatggtagaaaactaagcaaacagcaagattaataaataatattgttgctcttattactctgtgtggcaaagaaatcaagcagtctcatttcatcgtgagaggcggacgattctgaatcgaaattcaaccttgcaaggataaacctagcacacacgtctggaacaccgtcgggtcattcccaaacaaccgttgacctttctttccggcttgtggataggaacactctccccgactacagggctccaaggtccacccgtgcccggtccacccttgtccctcgaagtcgtagtgttgcgcaacataaaaataaaacctatccctacgagagagtgtcaggtatatccactccccggtccaatcggctactaggcttgccgcgtaccatatttacggcatgtggctagtactttcaaaaacttaaccaccgctaccacacaccgcgaccttagcaagttcattaacacagacggggtctcacaaaaggtcatgatatcgaacacaaccccgtctgtcatccttatattgataacagaaagtaaacaagcaattcctataaagctcgcgagtgacaggcaatcactcgacttttaccggtcctataagcttagcaagtagtcgaactcaagtctagtgttcagtacataggttcctaagatcatgcatctagggtttcaattcaattcctaagaactataaatgcacaagtaaataatacagtaaatgatattgatttgaagtataggttatgtccggggcttgccttctcggtagttacTAACtgtttcagctctaggctcttccgaactttggttcggggcttcagttagttcagcggcgttcccctggacttctggatcacctctgtcagactccgggatcaactcgtacgtctcGTCCgtcaaagtagtcgtatctatatgaaatggaAGATGTGACATTATAAATACACTCAGATCATGGTAAAGTTGTAGGCTAACAACTGGCAAACAAACataacacatgggcaatcgtttatagagtagttaactaacaaatctaactacacaaggcatcatgtcAACAGCACAACTGAAGTGAACTActccataaacaagtgggggtggttttctataacaaacaaaacatagtttgctaataaatcaactactcagagtacaaTCAGTAATAAATTCTGCAAAAATTACACGAAACAGaaaatgaacaaagtaatctaccctgtaaaaatcatgccaatacatgtagccatttaatcacaataattcattcattcagacaacactaGAACAAGCatgaattacacaggtcaaactaaagcagagaagaagctcaaaatttaacaggaggtttaAA
This window contains:
- the LOC120695378 gene encoding uncharacterized protein LOC120695378; the protein is MAPTGNGSSVSTPADGSNAMTYVNAIPELDGNNYGKWYQKLEIALEMANIDLAITTPAPQEPEKPVRAQNEEAAAWAIREKNYDSAMTRYDADKTRWNDSNRKCLMVMKGSTSDAIKMAIPDCDTALEYLAKVKSHLSPRKSLPKAFEAFHVNYNAFPEDWGIDKLIGMCVQEEDRLKNSNGGELAFQVQHKKKNFQNKNFQHNKRPFPPAKNQHESGPSRPPPQKDWENFPVEQDQCLKCKKRGHYKRDCPEFLKELLRKGIKYEEDPAKRRKKN